A part of Deltaproteobacteria bacterium genomic DNA contains:
- the pal gene encoding peptidoglycan-associated lipoprotein Pal produces MKYLSFLFALAAVAVLYAGCQNKKGVETAVGLKRVHFDFDSSAIRDDMAKVLDANAGYLKRHKDLKITIEGNCDERGTNEYNLALGDRRAGAVERYLTGQGVGGNRLKTVSYGEEKPICSKHSETCWWENRRADFITD; encoded by the coding sequence ATGAAATATCTTTCGTTCTTGTTCGCTCTTGCCGCAGTAGCGGTTCTCTACGCCGGTTGTCAGAACAAAAAGGGGGTGGAGACGGCTGTCGGCCTGAAGCGCGTCCATTTCGATTTCGACAGTTCCGCCATCCGGGACGATATGGCGAAGGTGCTGGATGCCAACGCCGGTTATTTGAAGAGACACAAAGATCTGAAGATAACCATCGAAGGGAACTGCGACGAGCGGGGGACCAACGAATACAACCTCGCCTTGGGAGACCGGCGCGCCGGGGCGGTTGAGCGCTACCTGACAGGGCAGGGGGTCGGCGGCAACCGGTTAAAAACCGTAAGCTACGGCGAGGAAAAACCGATTTGCTCAAAACACAGCGAGACCTGC